The following are encoded in a window of Primulina eburnea isolate SZY01 chromosome 4, ASM2296580v1, whole genome shotgun sequence genomic DNA:
- the LOC140829295 gene encoding uncharacterized protein: protein MEYSRDEAIRAKEIAEKKLLERDIKGAKKFALQAQSMYSELDGLSQFLEVIDIYDAFEEKVNGEMDCYRILGVDPFSEREVLKTQYKKMAFTIHPDKNKSVGAEGAFKILSQVWDVLSNEEKKSAYDLKMNLGAPSQWGNGLHNISVSPTSSSARCAVLDTNPLHLSTRPRTSTTSQQFSTIQQNPRSQTASFGSQCSSPPSHQSHPIAFTGACIPRRQNADWSQYYAAPCQHPNPRPGTSSHHTHPQLSLLNPNPVTHYQYASCSNLHSSPNYQNSSATTISPQYFPTPNPKHRNYTPARNTLSGSSHHSLTSETFWTACNMCRVQYQYHKNFLNQKLLCPQCRQPFLATEMPAPTVKGRSSCPWLFPHQQKGNFVASNGSIDIPAVKRENLNNIRIEPSGPTLNRRPEKDVTSSMGDRTLCKNVIDRENVEPSRDSNASSSGRREEKLNNRRHTDGLNCKCPRQVNSESKSRLKRTSENLKGSVGAGKAVSSGCDKPRRVRDLSQMEIRDMLMARAKSEILCKLNEWKIAESKSAPVKKPKIKNSMSILHEGLISDQKADQSIDRLLMNNVSHAQGSSALNNNDDVRANPVQTVSMTVPDADFYNFDQCRTEESFRGNQVWAAYDDDDGMPRYYAVVHQVISAKPFKLQISWLNSKTTSEFGSLDWIGSGFTKTIGYFRVGKYEFSTSLTSFSHPVKWRKGARGAIQVFPTKGDIWALYTNWSPDWDVLTADETVHKYDMVMILEDYIEHRGVVVVPLVKVAGFTSVFCQHLDQTEILTIPREEIFRFSHQVPHHTLNGKESENSPSGCYELDPAALPLELLKVVTEAEEAEAGKIARCPVKLTESAAERGSIGKDKPIITYSRKNKMRKVAGEVE from the coding sequence ATGGAGTATAGCAGAGATGAAGCTATCCGGGCAAAAGAAATCGCAGAGAAGAAATTGTTAGAGAGGGATATCAAAGGAGCCAAGAAATTTGCTTTACAGGCCCAAAGCATGTACTCTGAGCTTGATGGTCTTTCCCAGTTCTTGGAGGTCATTGACATTTACGATGCATTTGAAGAGAAAGTAAATGGGGAAATGGATTGCTATAGAATTCTTGGTGTGGATCCTTTTTCTGAAAGAGAAGTGTTGAAAACACAGTACAAGAAAATGGCTTTCACCATTCACCCAGATAAGAACAAGTCAGTTGGGGCAGAGGGAGCATTCAAAATACTTTCGCAAGTATGGGATGTTCTGTCGAATGAGGAAAAGAAATCGGCATATGATTTGAAGATGAATTTAGGAGCTCCAAGTCAATGGGGAAATGGATTGCACAATATTAGCGTCAGCCCGACATCATCAAGTGCAAGGTGTGCAGTTTTGGACACCAATCCCTTGCACTTATCAACTCGGCCAAGGACTTCAACAACTAGTCAACAATTTAGTACCATTCAACAGAACCCGAGAAGTCAGACAGCCAGTTTTGGTTCACAGTGTTCTTCCCCTCCGAGTCATCAAAGTCATCCGATAGCCTTTACTGGTGCATGTATTCCTAGACGCCAAAATGCTGATTGGTCACAATATTATGCTGCTCCATGCCAACACCCTAATCCAAGACCTGGAACCAGCAGCCATCACACACACCCTCAACTCAGCCTGCTGAATCCAAATCCAGTGACTCATTATCAATATGCATCGTGCAGCAATCTCCACTCATCTCCTAATTATCAGAACAGTTCTGCAACCACCATTTCCCCCCAGTACTTTCCTACTCCTAATCCAAAGCATCGTAATTATACTCCTGCCAGAAATACCTTATCAGGTTCCAGTCATCATTCTTTGACTTCTGAAACATTTTGGACTGCATGCAACATGTGCAGGGTTCAGTACCAGTACCATAAGAATTTTCTGAATCAAAAACTTCTGTGTCCACAATGTCGGCAGCCTTTTTTGGCAACAGAAATGCCAGCTCCAACTGTAAAAGGCCGCAGTTCATGCCCTTGGCTCTTTCCCCATCAGCAGAAAGGTAACTTTGTAGCGTCAAATGGTTCCATTGATATCCCAGCTGTTAAGAGAgagaatttaaataatataagaaTTGAACCATCTGGTCCAACTCTCAACAGAAGGCCTGAAAAGGACGTGACTTCTTCTATGGGTGATAGAACTCTGTGCAAGAATGTCATTGACCGAGAAAATGTTGAACCATCGAGAGATTCTAATGCTAGTTCTAGTGGTCGAAGGGAAGAGAAGCTAAACAATAGGAGACACACGGATGGTTTGAACTGTAAATGTCCCAGACAGGTGAATAGCGAGAGCAAATCAAGACTGAAGAGGACTTCAGAAAATCTGAAGGGAAGTGTTGGAGCTGGGAAAGCTGTTTCTTCTGGCTGTGACAAGCCACGAAGGGTAAGGGATTTGTCTCAGATGGAGATTCGTGATATGCTGATGGCAAGGGCTAAGTCAGAAATCCTTTGCAAACTTAATGAATGGAAGATTGCCGAATCAAAATCTGCCCCTGTGAAGAAACCTAAGATTAAAAATTCAATGAGTATTTTGCATGAAGGTTTGATTAGTGATCAGAAGGCAGATCAGAGCATAGATCGCCTGCTCATGAATAATGTATCACATGCTCAAGGGTCCTCTGCTTTGAATAACAATGATGATGTGCGTGCGAATCCCGTGCAAACTGTATCAATGACTGTGCCTGATGCTGATTTCTACAATTTCGACCAGTGCCGTACGGAGGAGTCTTTCCGTGGAAACCAAGTATGGGCAGcctatgatgatgatgatggcaTGCCTCGTTACTATGCTGTGGTCCACCAAGTGATATCTGCAAAGCCATTTAAGTTGCAAATCAGCTGGCTTAATTCCAAAACGACATCTGAATTTGGATCCCTTGACTGGATAGGTTCTGGCTTTACCAAGACTATTGGGTATTTCAGGGTTGGCAAATATGAATTCAGCACTAGTTTGACTTCTTTTTCCCATCCAGTCAAGTGGAGAAAGGGGGCAAGGGGAGCAATTCAGGTCTTTCCAACAAAAGGTGATATTTGGGCACTGTACACTAACTGGTCTCCGGATTGGGATGTGCTAACTGCTGATGAAACAGTGCATAAATATGATATGGTGATGATTCTTGAAGATTACATCGAACATAGAGGTGTTGTTGTTGTTCCTCTAGTTAAAGTGGCTGGCTTCACGTCTGTGTTTTGCCAGCATTTGGATCAAACGGAGATCCTGACAATTCCAAGAGAGGAGATCTTTCGATTCTCTCATCAGGTGCCTCACCACACCCTGAATGGGAAAGAATCTGAAAACTCCCCATCTGGTTGCTATGAGCTGGATCCTGCTGCTCTCCCTCTGGAACTTCTCAAGGTGGTCACAGAAGCCGAGGAAGCAGAGGCAGGAAAAATAGCCCGATGTCCAGTGAAATTGACAGAATCAGCAGCGGAGAGGGGAAGTATTGGGAAAGACAAGCCTATAATTACATACTCTAGAAAGAACAAAATGAGGAAGGTGGCTGGGGAAGTTGAGTGA